Genomic DNA from Carnobacteriaceae bacterium zg-C25:
AGACGAAATATAGCATCAGACGGTTTTATTCATTGTTCACCAATTGAATATTTTTGGCGTGTCGCTCCGAATTTTAAAAATGTTCAAGAGGAATTGGTACTACTTTGCATTGATGAAACGTTAGTAAACGTTGAAGTGCGTTATGAAGATGATGGTAATTATGGTCGGTTTTATCCACATGTCTATGGTTTGATGAACAATGATGCTGTTGTCGCTGTCCTTCCATTTTTAAAAGATGACAATGGAAATTACATCAAAAATCCCGAATTTTCTAATATAGCAGATAGATAAAAGTTAGTAAGAGAATAAAATCGATATAGTTGTGACGAAAGATAGTACAAAAAATGGTATAATCGTTACAAGTTGCGACAGTTTTTAAGAGCAAGACGACAGGTTGGCTTAAAAACATAGTAAGACATTTAGGCTGATCGCCCAAAAGCGACAAGCGTTCTTGAACGAGATGGTAAGGGGTATCCGACCAAGTTATTCTGTTACACACCCCTAGAACTCTTTATAAACCCCTAACACGAAAAAAGGAGAATTTCTATGATACGACTAATTGCCATTGATATGGATGGGACATTGCTAAGTGAAGATAAGACGTTGCATCAAGAAGAAATTGATGCGATACGCCGTGCGATAAACGCAGGATATAAAGTCGTGATTTGTACGGGACGTGCGTTAGCAGGTGTTAAACCGTATGTCGCACAACTAAATTTATCCAACGATACAGATGAGTATGCCATTATTAGCAACGGGTGTTCGACGCATTATACAAAAAATTGGGATATGGTGTCGTGGCACCAATTAACGAAAGACGATATGCTGTTTTTATACGCTATTTCCAAACAAACAAAGGCGCAATTAACGTTGTTTGACGACGAACACTATTTTGTTGTGGAAGAAGAAGCGAACGCATTCGTGTGGAAAGATTGCAATATTGTCGGTTTAAAACCAACAGTTATTTCGATTGATGAAGCGATTAGCGGTAAATATACCATGTTTCAAGGCATGTTTTTAGAAAACTCAGACGTGTTGGACGATTTTCAAGCGCAGTTTGAAGCACAATTGGCACAGCGTTTTTCCGTTGTTCGTTCACAAGATTATATTTTTGAAACGATGCCGTTTGGTGTGAATAAGGCGAGCGCTTTAGCTGATTTGGCGAAAAAATTAAACATTTTACCAGAAGAAGTAATGGCGATTGGCGATGCAAACAACGATTTGGAGATGTTGTCGTTTGCCGGAGTGAGTGTAGCAATGGGCAATGCTAGCCAACACATTAAAGAGATGGCAACGTATGTGACGTTATCTAATGAAGAACATGGAGTCGCGCATGTGATCAATCGTTTAGTGGATAATGGAAAGTTATAGAGGTGATTTATGAAAATTTTAGTGACCGGATTTGACGCATTTGGTGGAGAAAGCATTAATCCTGCGTGGGAAGCGGTGCGCGCTTTGCCGACAACAATTGCTGATGCAACTGTGAAAACGATACAAATTCCGACTGTTTTTCACGAAAGTGCCAACGTCATATTTTCTGAAATAGACACGTTTCAGCCGGATGTGGTGGTGTGTGTTGGACAGGCAGGCGGAAGAACGGCCATTACGCCTGAACGTGTTGCCATCAATGTAGATGATGCTCGAATTTGTGACAATGTTGATCAGCAACCCATTGATGAAGCGATTCAAGGCGATGGCGATGCCGCATACTTTTCAACGTTACCAATTAAAGCGATGGTTGAAAATATGCTGAAAAAAGGCATACCTGCAAGCGTATCAAATAGTGCAGGCACATTTGTGTGTAACCATGTCATGTATCAAGTGCTGTATTACATCAATAAAAAACAATTAAATGCAAAAGCGGGATTTATACATATTCCGTATTTACCAAGTCAAGTGCTAGATAAACCAGCACAACCGTCTATGTCATTAGAGATGATGATTGCTGGATTAACAACGTGTATAGAAACAATTGTGGCATACGCCAATAAAGCAGATGCAAAAATTGTCGGTGGTGCAACGCACTAAAAGAATCGGTTTCGATTGAGACCGATTTTTTGTTTTCGTGATTGGAGCGCGTAACAAAGTATAAATATCAGAAAAGTCATGAAAATTATAGTATAATGGAGAAAATAGAGTGAAGAGGTTTTGAAATGCAAACAGTTATGTTAGAAGGGACAAACGGGCGTGCGTTAATTTTATTACATGCCTATACTAGTTTTTATGTAGATGTCCAATTAATTGGAATAGAATTGAATAAGTTAGGTTATACAGTGTGTATGCCAACACTACCTGGTCATGGAACACGCGATATGCAAAATATTTTGAAATATAATATGTTCGACTATCGTGATGCCATCAAAGATGAAATTCATCAATTAAATGATAAAGGGTATGATGAAATTGCGATTTTTGGGTTATCGTTAGGTGGTGTATTAGCGCTTGACATTTTAACGCAAAAAATTCCGGGTATTGTCGGTGGTGGATCGTTTAATTCACCGATTCCGTTAAGTGATAGTCAGCCAATTGTCAATCAATTTGTGACGTACGCTAATAGCATGTATCAACAAGTGTTTGGTGAAAAACAAGTCTATTTAGAGCGCATGAGACAAGGGGCAACGCATCATTTAGAAGCGATGGCAACTCTTTCTTATGACGTTCATGGCAATTTAAACAACATTGACGTTCCTGTATTTATTGCACAATCACTTAAAGATGAGTTGATTCCAATCGATACGGGCGAACGTTTAGCAAAATCCATTCATTTTACAAGCGTTGAATTACATACGTTTGAAAATGGAAAACACGCCATTACAGTTGGACCATACAGAAAAGAATTGTTACAAAAGCTGACGGCATTTATTGAAACTTTAGATTGGAGCTAGTCATGAAAGAACAAATATTAAGTGAATTACAACAAGGTTCGCTTACGATGCATCAACTTGCTGAACGTTTGGCTGTGGTGTCATCTGCCGATTATAAAACATTAGTCAAAACGATTGCCGCGCTAGAAGAAGAAAAAGTGCTTGTTTTTTTGACAAATGGAAAGGTTAGTTTACCACAAAAAAAGCAAACGTATACTGGTCTCTACCGCGCAAATGATAAAGGGTTTGGATTTGTAACGGTTGACGGTTTAGATAATGATGTGTTCATTCCTAAAGGGCAGACCGGAACAGCGATGTCAGGCGATACGGTAACATTAAAAATAACGAAATCTGCCAATCAAGATAAATCCGCTGAAGGCATGATTACAGATGTTCAAACACGTGCCTACACCACTGTTGTGGGAGAATTTGTACCGTATACGCAATCACTGATTGACAAAACAGGGTATGTTGGTTATGTGATACTAAGTGATAAAAAATTAAATCATTTAACGTGTTTTGTGACGACAAATGGTATGACGTCTGTCATGGGCATGATGGTATTAGTCGATATTTTAACGTATCCAAATAGCGAACAATCCAGTCAATTAACGGGTGTCATTGTTAAAGAAATTGGGCATAAAGATGAGCCAGGTGTGGATATTTTATCAATCTTGTATAAATTTGGTATTTCAACAACGTTTAAACAAGATACGCTAGAACAGGCAAATGCTATTCCTCAAGAAATTCAGGAAGCAGACATTAAAAAGCGTCGTGATTTACGCCATTTAGACATTATTACGATTGATGGTGCCGATGCCAAAGATTTAGATGATGCGATTTCTTTACGTGTTTTAGAAAATGGTCATTTTGAATTAGGGGTGCATATTGCAGATGTATCGCACTATGTGACGAAAAATTCGCCGTTAGATGCAGAAGCTTATGAACGTGCAACCAGTGTGTATTTAACAGATCGTGTTGTGCCGATGTTACCGCAACGCCTATCCAATGGAATTTGTTCGCTACATCCACACGTTGACCGTTTAACGTTGACGTGTATGATGGTCATTGATAGTAGTGGACAAGTTGTATCGCATGACATTTTTGAAAGTGTGATTCAATCAAAACAACGCATGACGTATGAACGTGTCAATATGGCGATTGTAGAGCATAATAAAAATGCACGTGAAGAGTATGCACCGTTTTTAGACATGCTGGAAAACATGCGAACATTACACTATGCGTTATACAACAAACGCTTTAAACGTGGTGCCATTGATTTTGATGCGAAAGAATCAAAAATTATTGTGGACGAAGATGGCAAGCCACTTGATATTGTGTTACGTGAACGTGGATTAGCGGAACGTATGATTGAATCGTTTATGCTATGCGCTAATGAAACTGTGGCTAAACATTATATTGATGCTAAATTGCCATTTATTTATCGTGTGCATGAACAACCAGCAGAAGAAAAAATGCAACGGTTTATGGAATTTGTCACCAATTTTGGTGTGATGATGAAAGGGCAAAGTGCAACGGTACAATCCAAGCAATTACAGCAAGTATTGACAAAAGTGGAAAATCAGCCGTATGAAGCGGTGGTGTCTACAATGTTATTGCGTAGCATGAAGCAAGCACGCTACGACAATTTACCACTAGGGCATTTTGGGTTGGCAACCGACACTTACACCCATTTTACATCACCAATTCGTCGTTACCCCGACTTAATCGTCCATCGCTTTATTAAAGCATATGCTACAAAACGACCAACCAAAGAACAAAAAGACAGTTTTGTGGGAGAGTTGGAGGCTATTGCGCATCAAAGTTCGGTGATGGAACGTAAAGCGGTAGAAGCAGAGCGTGATGTTGATGCGTTGAAAAAAGCAGAGTTCATGCTGGATAAAATCAACCAAACGTTTGAAGGTGTAGTCAGTTCAGTCACTCGATTTGGCGTGTTTGTTGAATTACCCAATACGATTGAGGGATTGGTGCATGTGTCTAAAATGAAAGACGATCATTACGAGTTCGTTGAAAATCATATGTTACTCATTGGGCAACGGACGGGTCAAACGTACCAAATTGGTCAAAAAGTGAAAGTAACGGTGACAAAAGTTGACGTTGAACAACGTGATATTGATTTTGTATTTGTGACGGATAAAAAAGAGAAAAAAGATAACAGCCGACACAAATCAAAAAAACAGACAATGAAAAAATTTGCTAAGTCACGACAAAAAAGGAGAAGATAAATGCCAAAAGGAGAAGGAAACGTTTTTGCGACAAATCGGAAAGCAAGCCACGACTATACAATAGTCGATACGTTTGAAGCGGGAATGGTGCTAACCGGTACGGAAATCAAGTCGATTCGTCAAAGTAAAATCAATTTAAAAGATGGTTTTGCGAAAATGAAAAATCAAGAACTGTTTTTACATAATGTGCATATTAGTCCTTTTGAACAAGGTAATATTTTTAATCATGATCCGTTGCGTACACGTAAATTATTATTAAGAAAACAGCAACTTATCCGTTTGGAAAAGGATGTCAAAACGGAAGGGTATACAATTGTACCGTTAAAAGTCTATATTAAAGATGGGTATGCCAAATGTTTAATCGGTTTAGCCAAAGGGAAAAAGAATTACGACAAACGTGAAGCGATTAAACAAAAAGACTTAAAACGTGAAACGGATAGAATGATGAAAGTGAGATAGTTTAATGGGCGTAAAATTGATATTTATGCGACATGCACAAACGTACTTAAATAAATATGAACGCATGCAAGGATGGTCTAATGCACCACTCACACAAAGTGGTGTTACGGATTGTCACGCAAGTGGTAGAGGGCTAGCACACGTTAAATTTGATGCGGTGTATACAAGTGATTTACAGCGCACCATTGATACAGCCAATATTATTTTGTCAGAAAATAAAGTATCATCTGATTTGACGATTGTGCCAATGTACGAATTTAGAGAAGTCTTTTTTGGACACTTTGAAGGGCTACCCGTTAAGGATATATGGCCAAAAGTGATTGAAATGTCGGGTAAAGACGACGATGCCAAGAAAAAATTGTTGGATAACATGCATGCGCTAGATCCCAGTGGCGATTCCGAAAACTACATGGCGTTTTGGTTACGTATTTACCAAGGATTGCACAAACTAATTGAGCAATATCGAGATACGGATAAAACGATTTTAGTGGTGAGTCATGGGTTGGCACTAAATATTATGTTATCGGCAATTTTACCCGAACATACGTTTCGAGGGCCATTAAGTAATGCGAGTGTTACCGAGGTAACGTATGAAAATGGACAGTTTACATTGAATAAATTTAACGGTGTGGATCATTTCATTTATTTAGAAAAATGATTTTCAGAAAAGGGCAGAAAATACAACGTTTAAAACGTTTACATTTTCACAAACTTTTGCTATAATGTTGTAAACTGAATGAAAGTGGGTATCTTTATGAGTAAAGAAGTCATTACGATTTATGACGTAGCAAGAGAAGCTGACGTCTCAATGGCTACTGTATCACGGGTAGTCAATGGCAATCCGAATGTTAAAGCAGCAACTAGACGTAAAGTATTAGATGTAATCGATCGTCTAGACTATCGACCGAATGCAGTTGCGCGTGGCTTAGCTAGCAAACGTACAACAACCATCGGTGTGATTATTCCAGATATTACAAACCTATACTTTTCATCATTAGCGCGTGGGATTGATGACATTGCGTCAATGTATAAATACAATATTATTTTAGCAAACTCAGATCAAAGTCCATTAAAAGAATTGCAAGTTTTAAATGCACTATTGGCGAAACAAGTTGATGGTATCATTTACATGGGTTATGACTTGAGTGAAGAAATGCGTAATGAAATGTTACGCTCTAAAACACCTGTTGTTTTAGCGGGTTTAGTTGACCCACAAGAACAAGTGCCAAGTGTACATGTGGATATGGTTGAAACCATTAAAGCAGCAATTGAAACGTTAGCCGCTAACGGAAACAAACGTATCGGTTTTGTTTCGGGACCGTTGGCAGAACAAATCAATGGCACATATCGCTTAAAAGCATACAAAAAAGCGTTGCAAGAAGTGAATTTGCCATATGATGAAACGTTAGTTGTTGAGTCAGAATACACATACAAATCAGGTGAAAAAATTGTATCGCATTTATTAGCGAGCAATTCAACAGCGGTTTTTGTCAGCGATGATGAAATTGCTGTAGGGATTTTAAATGCTGCAATTGAACGTGGTGTGAAAATACCAGAAGAATTAGAAATTATGACAAGTAATAATTCTAAATTAACGCGTTTAGTTCGTCCGCAATTATCAAGTGTCACACCACCTTTATATGATATTGGTGCCGTTGCTATGCGCTTGTTAACAAAAATTATGAACAAGGAAGACAACGTTGAAGAACAAGTGTTGTTACCTTTTAGAATGACACATCGTCAAACAACAAAAAATTAAAAAATATTATACGATCTATCTTCGGGGTAAGGTGAAATTCCTAACCGGCGGTTAAAGTCCGCGAGCGCAAGCTGAATCAGTGAAATTCTGATACCGACAGTTACAGTCTGGATGGGAGAAGACAGAACGTTTTAAGTTTTATAACTGAATACAATCTGTTTTGAAGATAGATCCTTTACGGAGGATTTATTATGTCAACAAAAAAAATTACGACATTCGCTATTATTTTAGCAGTAGCCATTGTGGCTTCATTCTTTTCATTTCCAATATTACCAGCAGCACCATTTTTAAAAATCGACTTTAGTGATAGTTTCATTTTGTTGATTGGTTTATTGTTTGGTTTTAAAGAGTTGCTGATTGCGATTTTCTTAAAAGGTGTCTTTTTATATATTAAAGATCCTGAATTTATTGGAGTGTTCGCTAATTTAATGAGCGCATTTTTATTTACGGGTACATTTTTATTCATCATGCAAAAAACAAAGAAATGGCTATTTGCATTGAGTGTATCAACGGTTATTACAACGATAGCACTATCGATTTTTAATTATTTTGTATTGCTACCAATGTACACCACCGTCTATAAAATGAATCTTGGCTCGTTAGAAACAGTCATTATGACGGCAATTATCCCGTTTAATTTGATTAAAGGGACGTTGCAGTCGTTTGTGAGTGTGATGTTGATGAAGCAAAAACAGATTTTTAAACAATAGGAGTTAGCGTGGAAGAAACACAAGTACAACGTAATATTATGATGGACAAATGGATTGTAAATGAAAATGTTGTCCATTTTTTGAGAGAAAAACAACGTCAATTTACTGGGTTGC
This window encodes:
- a CDS encoding DUF952 domain-containing protein, giving the protein MILHCMKKSDWEERKSKKQWGRRNIASDGFIHCSPIEYFWRVAPNFKNVQEELVLLCIDETLVNVEVRYEDDGNYGRFYPHVYGLMNNDAVVAVLPFLKDDNGNYIKNPEFSNIADR
- the pcp gene encoding pyroglutamyl-peptidase I; the protein is MKILVTGFDAFGGESINPAWEAVRALPTTIADATVKTIQIPTVFHESANVIFSEIDTFQPDVVVCVGQAGGRTAITPERVAINVDDARICDNVDQQPIDEAIQGDGDAAYFSTLPIKAMVENMLKKGIPASVSNSAGTFVCNHVMYQVLYYINKKQLNAKAGFIHIPYLPSQVLDKPAQPSMSLEMMIAGLTTCIETIVAYANKADAKIVGGATH
- a CDS encoding ECF transporter S component yields the protein MSTKKITTFAIILAVAIVASFFSFPILPAAPFLKIDFSDSFILLIGLLFGFKELLIAIFLKGVFLYIKDPEFIGVFANLMSAFLFTGTFLFIMQKTKKWLFALSVSTVITTIALSIFNYFVLLPMYTTVYKMNLGSLETVIMTAIIPFNLIKGTLQSFVSVMLMKQKQIFKQ
- a CDS encoding histidine phosphatase family protein; translated protein: MGVKLIFMRHAQTYLNKYERMQGWSNAPLTQSGVTDCHASGRGLAHVKFDAVYTSDLQRTIDTANIILSENKVSSDLTIVPMYEFREVFFGHFEGLPVKDIWPKVIEMSGKDDDAKKKLLDNMHALDPSGDSENYMAFWLRIYQGLHKLIEQYRDTDKTILVVSHGLALNIMLSAILPEHTFRGPLSNASVTEVTYENGQFTLNKFNGVDHFIYLEK
- the rnr gene encoding ribonuclease R, with product MKEQILSELQQGSLTMHQLAERLAVVSSADYKTLVKTIAALEEEKVLVFLTNGKVSLPQKKQTYTGLYRANDKGFGFVTVDGLDNDVFIPKGQTGTAMSGDTVTLKITKSANQDKSAEGMITDVQTRAYTTVVGEFVPYTQSLIDKTGYVGYVILSDKKLNHLTCFVTTNGMTSVMGMMVLVDILTYPNSEQSSQLTGVIVKEIGHKDEPGVDILSILYKFGISTTFKQDTLEQANAIPQEIQEADIKKRRDLRHLDIITIDGADAKDLDDAISLRVLENGHFELGVHIADVSHYVTKNSPLDAEAYERATSVYLTDRVVPMLPQRLSNGICSLHPHVDRLTLTCMMVIDSSGQVVSHDIFESVIQSKQRMTYERVNMAIVEHNKNAREEYAPFLDMLENMRTLHYALYNKRFKRGAIDFDAKESKIIVDEDGKPLDIVLRERGLAERMIESFMLCANETVAKHYIDAKLPFIYRVHEQPAEEKMQRFMEFVTNFGVMMKGQSATVQSKQLQQVLTKVENQPYEAVVSTMLLRSMKQARYDNLPLGHFGLATDTYTHFTSPIRRYPDLIVHRFIKAYATKRPTKEQKDSFVGELEAIAHQSSVMERKAVEAERDVDALKKAEFMLDKINQTFEGVVSSVTRFGVFVELPNTIEGLVHVSKMKDDHYEFVENHMLLIGQRTGQTYQIGQKVKVTVTKVDVEQRDIDFVFVTDKKEKKDNSRHKSKKQTMKKFAKSRQKRRR
- a CDS encoding HAD family phosphatase, with amino-acid sequence MIRLIAIDMDGTLLSEDKTLHQEEIDAIRRAINAGYKVVICTGRALAGVKPYVAQLNLSNDTDEYAIISNGCSTHYTKNWDMVSWHQLTKDDMLFLYAISKQTKAQLTLFDDEHYFVVEEEANAFVWKDCNIVGLKPTVISIDEAISGKYTMFQGMFLENSDVLDDFQAQFEAQLAQRFSVVRSQDYIFETMPFGVNKASALADLAKKLNILPEEVMAIGDANNDLEMLSFAGVSVAMGNASQHIKEMATYVTLSNEEHGVAHVINRLVDNGKL
- a CDS encoding alpha/beta fold hydrolase, producing MQTVMLEGTNGRALILLHAYTSFYVDVQLIGIELNKLGYTVCMPTLPGHGTRDMQNILKYNMFDYRDAIKDEIHQLNDKGYDEIAIFGLSLGGVLALDILTQKIPGIVGGGSFNSPIPLSDSQPIVNQFVTYANSMYQQVFGEKQVYLERMRQGATHHLEAMATLSYDVHGNLNNIDVPVFIAQSLKDELIPIDTGERLAKSIHFTSVELHTFENGKHAITVGPYRKELLQKLTAFIETLDWS
- the smpB gene encoding SsrA-binding protein SmpB, yielding MPKGEGNVFATNRKASHDYTIVDTFEAGMVLTGTEIKSIRQSKINLKDGFAKMKNQELFLHNVHISPFEQGNIFNHDPLRTRKLLLRKQQLIRLEKDVKTEGYTIVPLKVYIKDGYAKCLIGLAKGKKNYDKREAIKQKDLKRETDRMMKVR
- the ccpA gene encoding catabolite control protein A, translating into MSKEVITIYDVAREADVSMATVSRVVNGNPNVKAATRRKVLDVIDRLDYRPNAVARGLASKRTTTIGVIIPDITNLYFSSLARGIDDIASMYKYNIILANSDQSPLKELQVLNALLAKQVDGIIYMGYDLSEEMRNEMLRSKTPVVLAGLVDPQEQVPSVHVDMVETIKAAIETLAANGNKRIGFVSGPLAEQINGTYRLKAYKKALQEVNLPYDETLVVESEYTYKSGEKIVSHLLASNSTAVFVSDDEIAVGILNAAIERGVKIPEELEIMTSNNSKLTRLVRPQLSSVTPPLYDIGAVAMRLLTKIMNKEDNVEEQVLLPFRMTHRQTTKN